From Nerophis lumbriciformis linkage group LG13, RoL_Nlum_v2.1, whole genome shotgun sequence, one genomic window encodes:
- the kctd12.1 gene encoding BTB/POZ domain-containing protein KCTD12.1, translating into MALADVSKRDDSHFPDIIELNVGGQVYVTRLQTLIAVPDSLLWHMFSRKTPKELARDTKGRFFLDRDGFLFRYVLDYLRDLTLVLPDYFPERSRLRREADFFQLRELAKRLSPHVSEDSEEVGQSDAEDGAPQGGPPCAAAGGAEVALRAAAAMRSPSLDSRKSGYITIGYRGSYTIGRDIQTDAKFRRVARITVCGKTSLAKEVFGDTLNESRDPDRPPERYTSRYYLKYNFLEQAFDKLTEVGFHMVACSSTGTCAYTSNDPGEDKIWTSYTEYVFCREQ; encoded by the coding sequence ATGGCGCTGGCCGACGTGTCCAAACGCGACGACTCCCACTTCCCGGACATCATCGAGCTTAACGTCGGGGGTCAAGTGTACGTCACCAGGCTCCAAACTCTCATCGCCGTGCCGGACTCGCTGCTGTGGCACATGTTCAGCCGCAAGACCCCCAAGGAGCTGGCGAGGGACACCAAGGGTCGCTTCTTCCTGGACCGAGACGGCTTCTTGTTCCGCTACGTCCTCGACTACCTCCGCGACCTCACCTTGGTGCTGCCGGACTACTTCCCGGAGCGGAGTCGGCTGCGGAGGGAGGCGGACTTCTTCCAGCTGCGGGAGCTGGCCAAGCGGCTCAGCCCGCATGTGAGCGAGGACAGCGAGGAGGTCGGCCAAAGCGACGCCGAGGACGGCGCGCCGCAGGGCGGACCGCCGTGCGCCGCAGCCGGGGGCGCGGAGGTGGCTTTACGCGCGGCGGCCGCCATGCGCTCGCCGTCTCTGGACTCCAGGAAGTCGGGGTACATCACCATAGGCTACCGGGGCTCCTACACCATCGGCCGGGACATCCAGACCGACGCCAAATTCCGGCGGGTGGCGCGCATCACCGTGTGCGGGAAGACCTCCCTGGCCAAGGAGGTGTTCGGAGACACGCTGAACGAGAGCAGGGACCCGGACCGTCCGCCGGAGAGGTACACGTCCCGCTACTACCTCAAGTACAACTTCCTGGAGCAGGCCTTCGACAAGCTCACCGAGGTGGGCTTCCACATGGTGGCCTGCAGCTCCACGGGCACCTGCGCCTACACCAGCAATGACCCCGGCGAGGACAAAATATGGACAAGTTACACCGAATATGTCTTCTGTCGAGAACAGTAG